The Fusarium fujikuroi IMI 58289 draft genome, chromosome FFUJ_chr01 sequence TCCGAGGCCAAGCGGAAGACATGAGCAGCAGATGAGAGAACAAAGGTATCGACATGAGCAGtacatggatgatgaagacattaTGTTTGAATACGGATATGCCGATGGCTATCACGGGCACGAAGACGATCAAGGGCTTATgcaggacgatgacgatggtagGGACTTTGAGAACGGACCCTcgtttgatgaggatgacgattATGGCGAGGTCCATGAAGGCCGTCCTGCCGCGCGAGGCAAGCAACCAGCGCAGAACTATGACCAAGAGTTTGGGGATCACAAGTACTACCCCGACGACCAGCAGGAAATATCCAAGTATCGACGACGTCCGTCTCAACCAGGGCGACATACGGCCCGTGGTGGAAATCGGGGAAGAGGCTCCGGCCGCGGTCAACAAGCGTCGACAAAGGGTGACCACATCCCCAAGAGGAGAGCGATGCCAGGGGCATCCAGAAAGACACTTCCTGACGAGGCTGATTAAACAGGGTGATTAGGAAATATTACATTTGAGAGATTGCTGTGTATTGGGGAATCATGTGATGGTCGAGCATTGGACACAGATTAGAAACCCGCCAGCATTTTAGTTTCAAATTATAGGTCTGACTGAAGGCTGGCCATTGAGTCAACTGGAGTGTATTCACGGTGCATGAACATGAAGCCTGAATCTACCATTTCGTTATGCTTGCCCGCGTCGGCATAAGCATATAATGTGTACTGAAATCTGTTACGGGAGACTATAAGTATATGTCGTAATGCACCGTCGACTTgtacatacgaccataggTAGTGTAGACcacgggatcccgtccgctctcccatagttAAGCCACTAAccggcggattagtagttgggtcggtgacgaccagcgaatccccgctgttgtatgtttttgcTGATCTTAGGAACTTTTCTATTTTTGCAGGACATGCCTATAAGCATTCTGTCTcaagtaattataaattgATCCTACTTGCTAGATTGTATACCGAAAGAATGTGGCATTATCGCCCTTCTCCCGCTCAGCATGCTTTTCGTCTTcggtatataagctaggaTCCTTGTGCGTAGCGTCCCGGCGAGCGTTCTCACGGCGTAGATAAATAGTCATCCAGACGGACAAGACCAATGCCATAACCTGGCAGCCCAAGAGAGTACCGAAGCCTGGGAAATATCTTGGAGCATCTTTTTTCAGAAATAGATAGGATGCAATGATGCCGCCAAGGTTACCACAGCTCACGTTCATCGCGATGCCGACTCCTCGCTTGAGTGATCCACCGATGTTATTGCTGTTCCAGGCAATGCCTTGGGGAACAGATGGGAATATGCCCGAAGCGAGGAGGAAGCAGCCAAAGTAGCGAACTCCAGAATGGCGAACGGCCATGAGGAGAATGAGACCAAGTCCACTGGTAAGTTGTCAGTAGGTGGCTACAAGTATCAAGGTCCAATGGTTACTTACGCCATGGTGATGAATACAATCATGAATACTCCTCTCTGTTGGATCTTGTCCGCCCACCAGCCAGCCACGACGCACACGAAACACGCGACTAAATATGGAGGAGTACTCATAAGCTGGGCTGTTGTACTGGAATACCCGAGGTCGCGAATGATGGTGGGTAGAAAAAGAGAATAGGAGTAGACCCCGGTAAATGTGCCAGTTGCGATAAGCATATGCACCCAGATCTTCCAATCTTTGAACGCATCCCAGACGTATTTCATTTCGAACTCTTCGGCCAGGCCCGATCGATCAAGCATCAAGCGTTCTTGGATATGTTTCCTCTCTGCGTCTGTTATGAACTTGGCTCGGTCGGGATAATCAGCCATCAGCTTGAATGAGGCCAGTGCTGTAGGTCACAACTGTTAGCATCAATCTCAAGCGGGTGTATCAAACGGAACACGTACCGACTGCTACAGTAAGAAGAccttcgatgatgaagatccaTTGCCAGCCAGCCAAGCCTGCCAGACCTCGCATCTCCATAATACCACGGGCGAGAAAGCCGCCAAATACACCAGCAGCCGTCGCagcagaaaagaaaatggcCATGCGAAAGCCACACTCGTGGCGGCGGTACCACATGGTGATACTGGAAATGTTAGCCTACGATACAAGAGGTTCGCGATCGGAAGGAGACGCACTAGTAGGCAATTCCCGGAAACAAACCGCCCTCAGCTAAACCAAGGAAGCTTCGTGCAGCCAACAGACCAGCGTAGTTATGGACTATGCCCATCAGGGTGCAGCAAATGCCCCATACGACCATCATAGAGGGGATCCATATCCAGGGCCTGAACCGCTTCATGCCCATGTTGGATGGGATTTCTGCTATGATGTAGAAGGGAAAGAATATGGCGAGTGCGTGGTTGTACATTATACCTGACATGTTGAGGTCTAACTCGAGGGTATCCAGACGAGCATTGCCGATGTTGGTGCGGTCGAGGAATGAGAGGAGGTAGAGTAGAGAGACGAATGGAATAATGGACCAGTCGATTTTGCGGATCAGTCTGTTGGTGTCGGCTTCGGTGAAGCCTGCACCCTCAGCCAAGGACACTTTCGCATTATCGGCCGTTTCAGCAATATTAACACTTGCTTTATCACTGCCTGCTGCGTCCTCTTTCATAGCGGCGGTTAGGTCGGCGACAAATTGGAATAGTGAATATatggaatgaagaagaagtggtttGAAGGCTGATATGTGATTACGGCGAGTCTTCTTGGGTCGTATTTATACCCATACAAGGGATGATCGCAGATATCAATGCGTTCCCCTCCAAGACTGAAGATCTGATCCCCCACAGTCTAGATCCTTGTTAGCTCTTGGCGATCTGGGGGAATTGCAATGAGGGGATATCCCGATTCGCCATAACTAGAAAGCTTGGCTTTAGACTTAAATTAGACTCTCTTCATCCTGTTTTCCCCGCACCAAGCTAAGTCTAGGTATAGCAGGTGTAATGTCAACCACTTGCACACACGGCTCGAAAACACGGCTTGCACGGCCCGAGCACGGTCCGAGGAACGAAGTCATAGCCGAGCAGGTTATCTCTCAGCCAATACAAGCTTCTGGCAACTGATGTCAAAGCGTTGGCGTCACTGAAGAGAACGAGTAGCAAGTGAATTTAACTAAATTAGGACATGAATCTGCCAAGTCGTCTGTGGTGACgaaagctctcagccacaagtctcaactgcaaataacacgTCTAGCTAAAGCAGCTTTAAGCCACCTTAACAAATTCGAACCAGCCCCTTCAGGTACTCATGGCCTAGCAAATAATTCACCAAGTCCATGTCCCACTTCCTGCTTTCTGGCCGGCCAGTACATGCTTGATATAATTTGGGGCCAAGTCCTGAGATCATCCTACTTAGCAACAGTTTGTGCAGTCAGATCAAGGGCCGATCGAAATGTTTTGAGGTGAGCCTCCTGCGTGTTGGCTCGGCGGTCGTTCACCCAACGAAACCAAGGACACCGCAAGGTGCGTTCTTGGGTTGTAGCCTTTCTGGCTGCTCTAGCAACATCGGGTTGAGGTTTGAATACgtttttttaatatctcaGTTTCAGCAATGATGCGCAGGTGGTTCAGATCTCGATCAGTTATGCGAGTTGTGTTCATGCCTCTCGAACAAGAGCATGAAGCCGGCTTGTGAAATAGGACGGGTTGCGCATAAATAAAATGGCAGAAGTTATCTTTGTCAATAATGATTCAGCACATGCTTTCTACGGTATTGACTGTTTTCGATTCGTTGCTGCCGCCCTTTTTTCTGTTATCCAGATGAAGATGCACAAATTCTTACAGAAATTGCCCAAGTTGTGAAGCACTGGTTACTTAATAACTGTTGACAGTTCTATATAGAgaattaattcttaaagactaaatatattatttagaacTCTATtcttattttaaaaataaattttaagttaaagagattaaattttaattatcaAATAActttatactaaaaaaagtaattaagctctatatattaagccaGCTTTAATTAACAGCAGTAAAGCAAGTCAGTCATAGGGACCCTGCCCTTTGGCATAACGCATGTGATGCAGAGCTGTTCTCTCTATAACGAAGTCTATACCTACAAAGCTTTAGCTGAGATATGGCGATTGTGAGATCGTCGCCTGGATTGCCGGTCCCAGCGATGCCTGCTGTGGTGACAACGGAGAACTATCATTGAATGCTGCGTTGGCAttcgtcttcatcggcaAAATTCCCAAGCAGTGCATCACTTCTTTAACAAGTTGCTGGATTTTTTGGAGTTCCTTTCTTGAATCTGGGTCAATACCCAGTTGGCTGTTGAGCGATTtcacaacaccaccaaaggtAGCCCAGGCATCAACAAGTTGATAATAGAGGTTGCGAAGCGGAGCGCTCAAGTTCATATGGAAAATTTCAAGACTTTGCTTGACAGTTTCTGATAACCTGATGACTCTGGAGCACGCATCTATGGCAGAGTGTTGCGTCTTTATGTTCTGGATCTGTGCTTGAAACCTGCGGCCGGTAGATGGTAGAGTCTCTGGAATGAGCTTGCATAGTCGGCATAGAGCTGTGTATAGTTGATGAAGGAGCTCAGATTCCCCATCCAATGTCAATGTACGTGCTGGTGGTGGGGGTGTCCACGGATACTCTTGAGGAGCTGCGTCGTCGTTTGAGGGGCGTTTAGCATGTCCTGGACCAGTTTTCCGAATAGATAGACTTGGTTTGCCATTTGAGTTTTCTCGTGTTTTTTCCATTTACGGAGCCAAGTTCGGTAGTCTGCTGGAGAGTAGCTTGATCCTGGAAACAAAGAAATTCGGCTCGTAGTCCCATGACACTAGCGTATAGGCTGCAGATCAAGTCGCTAACAAAGCGTCCCTCTGCCCGTTCAACCAGAACTTCAATATTTCGACAGACCTGTGAACAGATCGGAACATACGCCTTTGTTAGAACACTGCAAGCGCCCCTGATCTGGTTGATGTCTTGTTTCATCTTCGAcatctcatcagcctcgGCATATGTCTGAATCTGctctccaagctcgccaagatGGAGGCTTGCGTTATATGCTACCATATGAAGACTTGATTGTCTAGAGTCTCCATCACTTGTGAGATCTGATAAAGCTTCGATGAGCCAGTGTATCCGATGGATGGAGAAAAAGACTGTTCGTGCCATCTCCAACGTGGGATCGCGTGCGCTGGAGCGAGAAATTGgaacgatgttgagaagTTCACCTGTCGGTAAGAATGTGGGGTCTTTCGGCTCTTGTGATTGGACTCGTGGATACATCGCGGTATTGAGACTTAGTCCGCGAAGATGCTGACTCAGTCTGTCCGTTGACGGTAACTGGGGGATCTGTTGCAACCCGAATCTCTTATTCGCATGGGTTACTGAAAAGTCCTTGCGGATACGAATAGTCCGAGTATCAGGTGTCTGAAGGCCGTCAGAGTTGTTTGGTGAAGGGCTTCCCTCATCTTGTCTCTGGTAAGTTGTCCTAGGGCTCGAGACCGCTTTGTTCTGTAGTGGCGAAGCCTTTGAGTGCGGCTTGGGCATCACTATTGAACGTGTAAGTTTAAAGATTAATGCTCTGTTCCTGGCGTCTGAGTGAAgatattattctttaatgGAGTTGACAGTAGATCTGGTGGGgctgtggtgttgatgttgtaaATCGACAGATTCGGTCGTGGCAGGGCGAGGACACTCATTGGAAACGCGGAGTCACATGTTGGCTTAGGTAAGGTGCTTTCGTAGGccaacatcaaactcatAACTTATTCCGCATTTCCTCATCAATCATAGAGGAAAACAGGACCTTACTATATTCAGTTCTCTCGGTTTAATGATTGTATTGAAAATTGAGCCATTCTCATCCGATATATCCACACTCGCTCCCTCCCGCCATCTCTGTCGCTATCCATCCCTCATCATTATATTTTAGTCATTATGCATTCTTTACTTCTCAGTTGTAGCGACCGAATGCTGAGCATCCTCCTCATGTGCAGCGCCAAGCTTGGCCTCCACATCgcccttctcagccttggtagTAAGATGAGTTGCGACGTGAGTCTTCCAAGCTGGAGTACCGATGTACTTGATGCCATTAGGATCCTCAAACATGTCCGCGGTCTCTTCAAGTGTCTTTCCAGCCGTCTCAGGGAACATGAACAAGACATGGATAAACATCGCAACGTTGAAGACACCAAAGATGATGTAGCTCTTCCAAGTGATGTTCTCAAAGGCAACGGGCGTGAACAGTCCCAGAGCAGTGTTGAAAGCCCAGTTCGATGAAGTGGCAAAGGCGACACCTTTTcctcgaagacgaagagggaAGAGCTCAGGTGGATATGTCCATGAGGCTGGACCCCATGTTGGTGCGTAAGAAGCGACGAAGAGATACGTGCAGGCGATAAGACCCTTTGCAGCACTTCCACCAACACTCATGGAGACTTGAGGAGAGTCACGCTCATCCTTGGGAATCTCGGTACCGTGGGCAGCCAAGATACCGGCGTTGGCGAACATCCATGTGCACATGAGAGTAGCACCGATGAGGAATGTAGGACGACGTCCCCACTTGTCCATCCACAGAAGTGCGGGGATAGTCATCAAGACGTTGATGATGTACTGGAtagaagaagcgagaaggTTGGCGTTGCCCTTGTATCCTGCCATTGAGAAGACGTAGGAGATGTAGTACACTAGAAATGTCAGCATCGAGTCTGCTAGTAGGTGAAGAAGACTTACTCATAACGTTCATGCCAGTAAGCTGAGACCATATCTGAGTAAAGATACCAATGACAGTCCTGTTGATCATGTTGGGCTTGAACAGATCGAGGTACGTAACATCAGCAATCGAAGCCTCAAAAGCACACATATCTTTAATATCCTGCAACTCCAGCGCCACAAACGGATGATCAGGATCTCCATGCCCATGCACAAGCGTAAGAACACCATGGCACTCATCCCAACGATCCTTCCTCGCCAGCCAACGCGGAGACTCTggcagcaacatcatcatgaagaagaggaacacGCCCGGAACCATCTGAAGACCCCAGGGCACACGGAACGCAGCGGTGGAGTAGTCGGAGGAGTGACGCCCGCCGATCATGGCGCACCCGTAGGAGATGTAGTACATGATCAGGATGCCCCAGGTGATGGCCCATTGCTGCATGCCGATGAAACGGCCACGCTTGGAAGGCGGGGAGATTTCGGCGATGTACACGGGGACTTGGGCGGATTCTATGCCGACTGCGAAACCGTTTATGATGCGGCCGACGACGAGCATGCCAATGTTTTGGGAGGCGCAAGAGATGATAGACCCGATAATCCTATCGATGTTAGTATGTCACCTTTGTACCAGACGGGAGTGGCTTACCAGATGATACAACCAACCATGATGGAATACTTCCTTCCAAGACGATCACTGAGAATACCCGATACCAAAGCACCCAGCCACGAACCAGCAGCCATACTCGCCGTTATACCACCCTGATTCAGCGAGGTAGGTCCGCTgcaatcctcatcatcgtcaaatgGCGGTCCTTTAGGACCCTGGTTAAAGTAACATTTATAAGAGTTCTCGCCCAATTGAGCagagatggaagaaatgTCAAAGCCGAAGAGTGCACCGCCTACGACGGAGACTCCGGCGATCACGTAGATGTTGCCAATAGGCATAGTGTAGTCAAGCCAGTTTGTAAGTGCTTGAGCTGCAAATGAGCGGTGCAACTAGGGCGGGGGATGTGTTTTATAGTTGTTATGCTGGTTACACTTGTTTGAGACGATGGCCTCGGGGTAATGTGTCCCGTTAATGTGGACGCTGAAAGGATTCTGGTTTGTCCTACGGTTACATACATTTGAGCTCCTGATGCTGGAGATCCTTGCTGTTGTGAGCTTCTCCACTGGGCACGGGGATGATGTTCTGGGGTTGATGGAGGTGGGTAGAGCATGGAATTGTTTGTGATATGACGTATTTCTAAATCCTTCGAGTTTTTGGGTGTCAGTCAATCATTGTACTATCATCTAATGATCCATTGCTCATAGTCTCAACTCATGCTCTTGAAGTTTCTACGCCTTTAGTTGCTGAGGGTCATTACACTCAGACATCATGGTAAAAGCCAAAGCCCAACTCTATCCCCAtattctccatctccatacGAAAAACCATCATCCCCAAAGATCACCACTTTTCCAGTGGATCTTTCATCTGCGACGTTACATCTTTACCACCGAGCATTTGGCCGTCAAAGTACTCTCTATTCGGCAATAGGCTGCCGCGGAACATTAACTAGCTAGTGGTGTCATTGTCGATCATGTCACTTGGATCAAGAAAATATTCCGTAAATTCGCAGGGTAGTGCTTAAAACCGGTAAGCTCGCAGGgcttattacttaaaaatgCGGGCTGATCATTTCGGATCCGAGAGGGAAAATGGTGTGTTTTCCCCCGGATTCTCCACTGTGGGAATAGGTCCGAATACAGAGGCGATAAGCGCTGCAATGAGACCCAAGAGTTTGGGGGTTTGTTTGGGGGGAGAATGGAGTCACATGTTTGGTGTGTTTTGACAGGCGAGGGTCGGTGCAATTATAGATCTTGTGATGGGATGAATCGAGAGATGCGACAATGGCATTGTTGTGATTCTGCCTAAATTGAACCGCatgctcttcttgctggTTATCGTCTTGTGCTTTTGGAAGAATCTGATGGTCATGTGCGTTCAGTGGGCTGGTCCAAACCGCTGGGAGCCGAATATCATATCACCAGCATTTGTAATTGACAGCAGAATCAGTGAACAGTTAATACAGTATTAGCTTTGCCATTGAATCTTTATTCCTTAATTCTGGAAGCCCATAATCCCGATATTCTGGTATCAATTGACTTCCTCTGCCTCGATGAGCGTAAGTGAACCTTGGCCGGGAAGACTAGTTAACCTACACTTTTGAAGCGCGCTACGATCGCGTCGCGTTTCGTCAGTGAGACATGACTGAGGCAATTCCCCTCCGCATTCTCGTACCATTGTCCGAATACTCTATCATATACTCTGCTGCTAATGTCTCTGTTTTCTTGAATCAAGTTCCTCGTCGCGGAGTGGCCTTTCAGTATCCGAAagcctcagcagcttcaTTGAGTTTTTCCGTTGTGTCTAGCATGAGACCTAGATGCGAGGCACAAGCTCTCGCAGGTTGCCAGCCATGAATAAAAGAACAGAGCTTCGAGTGGTTCTATTTCTCACAAGGAACTCTCAGTAATTATTGATGACGGACGTAGTCGATAAACCCAAGGCAATTGCGCTTGGCGTGCCGTGCCGTATTTCGCGTCACTGCCGGAGCTACTGGACCACATGCCGACACTCCTCTTCAAGCATGGTCCTGTTGAGCCTCATCACAAACGCTGCCTCTCATACTACCGAATCATCTCGAATTGTAAATATCAATTTGGTCATTACAATCATAAATGCTATCGGTATTAAACCCATCATTAACGAGCACTCATCGCCCGTTCTCATGCATGCAATGCTTCAACGCCAAACTCCGCGTAAGCTTTAAAAAGCTCAACCAAAATCTCACCATCATGCTCACGCTCGCTATGCCCCAAACTCCTCAATCACACTCCTCCCCTCCACAAAGTCATTATCAACACCCGTATACGGAATCTTCAATCCAAAGCCCTCAGGTCCACCAACCTTCATACCCTTATCCGTCTTCCACAGCGGATGCGCCGGCAGCGCAACGACGTTAACACGTAGTCCGTACCTCAAGTCCTGAGATCCAATGCCCTCGCCGTCTTGGCCCAGGATGGAGATTAGATCGGGAACCGTGCATACGACCTGCTGTGAAGCCTCTGAACCGTCGGCGTCGCAGAGCGCTGCGTAGAGATACTCGTTCTGGAAGGGAATCACCATGTGGCGATCGCTGGGGACATCTTGTTTGTGGGATTCGCGCTCGTCTTCGCTGAGGGGCGCGATGACGACGGAGCCCATTGTGTAGCCGCCGCCGATGTAGCGACGGACATCGACGATCTTGCCGGTGAAGAGGAGTTTTCCAGTGCAGACGTCAAACTGACCAGTTAGCGGATGCTCAATTACAGCAGCGCTCAATTGATTGTCATACTCAATTGAGCAAATGGAAACTTACAATTGCGTCAACATAGCTGGTCTTTTTGCGACGAGCGTTGTGCACCGCGCGGCCGAGATACCACGCTTGAGATACCGTGTTGGGAACGCCGTGCGACTTGATCACGGAGCCGGGGAGGGGATTGGCGCAGACTGCGCAGCCGAGGCCGAGTTCAATTACTGTTGTTCGGAGGAGACTCTCAAGACGGATTGGGTTGTCGGTGCTCTGTTGCTGTTAGTGAACTGTGAAAGAGATTGATGAGTGGTGATGCTTACCATGACGACACTGGTGTTTCCACGGGCGTCGG is a genomic window containing:
- a CDS encoding related to allantoate permease codes for the protein MKEDAAGSDKASVNIAETADNAKVSLAEGAGFTEADTNRLIRKIDWSIIPFVSLLYLLSFLDRTNIGNARLDTLELDLNMSGIMYNHALAIFFPFYIIAEIPSNMGMKRFRPWIWIPSMMVVWGICCTLMGIVHNYAGLLAARSFLGLAEGGLFPGIAYYITMWYRRHECGFRMAIFFSAATAAGVFGGFLARGIMEMRGLAGLAGWQWIFIIEGLLTVAVALASFKLMADYPDRAKFITDAERKHIQERLMLDRSGLAEEFEMKYVWDAFKDWKIWVHMLIATGTFTGVYSYSLFLPTIIRDLGYSSTTAQLMSTPPYLVACFVCVVAGWWADKIQQRGVFMIVFITMAGLGLILLMAVRHSGVRYFGCFLLASGIFPSVPQGIAWNSNNIGGSLKRGVGIAMNVSCGNLGGIIASYLFLKKDAPRYFPGFGTLLGCQVMALVLSVWMTIYLRRENARRDATHKDPSLYTEDEKHAEREKGDNATFFRYTI
- a CDS encoding related to quinate transport protein; translation: MPIGNIYVIAGVSVVGGALFGFDISSISAQLGENSYKCYFNQGPKGPPFDDDEDCSGPTSLNQGGITASMAAGSWLGALVSGILSDRLGRKYSIMVGCIIWIIGSIISCASQNIGMLVVGRIINGFAVGIESAQVPVYIAEISPPSKRGRFIGMQQWAITWGILIMYYISYGCAMIGGRHSSDYSTAAFRVPWGLQMVPGVFLFFMMMLLPESPRWLARKDRWDECHGVLTLVHGHGDPDHPFVALELQDIKDMCAFEASIADVTYLDLFKPNMINRTVIGIFTQIWSQLTGMNVMMYYISYVFSMAGYKGNANLLASSIQYIINVLMTIPALLWMDKWGRRPTFLIGATLMCTWMFANAGILAAHGTEIPKDERDSPQVSMSVGGSAAKGLIACTYLFVASYAPTWGPASWTYPPELFPLRLRGKGVAFATSSNWAFNTALGLFTPVAFENITWKSYIIFGVFNVAMFIHVLFMFPETAGKTLEETADMFEDPNGIKYIGTPAWKTHVATHLTTKAEKGDVEAKLGAAHEEDAQHSVATTEK